One Choloepus didactylus isolate mChoDid1 chromosome 8, mChoDid1.pri, whole genome shotgun sequence DNA window includes the following coding sequences:
- the LOC119542248 gene encoding olfactory receptor 6C2-like, with protein MMRNTSLTTFILLGLSDSPQMKVLIFIFMFVTYTLSLTGNLTIIVLTLVDSHLKTAMYFFLQNFSFLEIAFTTVCIPRFLYSLLTGDKTITKDACWAQLFFVIFFGATEFFLLAIMSYDRYVAICKPLHYMNIMNSRVCGRLVLCCWVAGLLIILPPLLLGLNLEFCNYNVIDHFLCDASPMLKISCSDTWFLEQMAIALAVLTTIMTLVCVVLSYIYIFKTIIKFPSSQQRIKAFSTCSSHMIVVSMTYGGCIFIYIKPSAKDEVAINKGVSILTTSVAPMLNPFIYTLRNKQVKQALRDLIKRISFISKR; from the coding sequence ATGATGAGAAATACATCATTAACTACATTCATACTTCTGGGACTGTCAGATAGTCCTCAAATGAaggttcttatttttatatttatgtttgtcACCTACACATTGAGTTTAACTGGGAACCTGACTATCATTGTGCTCACTTTAGTGGATTCCCACCTTAAAACtgccatgtactttttcctccaAAACTTCTCCTTTTTGGAAATTGCGTTTACCACAGTCTGTATTCCCAGATTTCTATATAGCTTATTAACTGGGGACAAAACTATTACCAAGGATGCTTGTTGGGCTCAACTATTTTTTGTCATCTTCTTTGGAGCTACAGAATTTTTTCTCCTGGCCATCAtgtcctatgaccgctatgtggccatctgcaaacCCCTGCATTATATGAACATCATGAACAGCAGAGTCTGTGGAAGGCTGGTTCTCTGCTGTTGGGTGGCAGGTTTGTTGATTATTCTCCCACCACTTCTTTTGGGCCTAAACCTGGAATTCTGTAACTATAATGTCATTGATCATTTTCTCTGTGATGCTTCTCCTATGCTGAAGATCTCTTGCTCAGACACCTGGTTCTTGGAGCAGATGGCTATAGCCCTTGCTGTGTTGACAACCATCATGACCCTTGTGTGTGTAGTTCTGTCCTACATATATATCTTCAAGACCATCATAAAGTTTCCTTCCTCCCAGCAAAGGATAAAGGCATTTTCTACCTGCTCTTCCCACATGATTGTGGTTTCTATGACCTATGGTGGTTGCATCTTCATCTATATCAAGCCTTCAGCAAAGGATGAAGTGGCAATTAATAAGGGGGTGTCAATCCTTACTACATCAGTTGCCCCCATGTTAAACCCTTTTATTTATACCCTGAGGAACAAGCAAGTGAAACAAGCTTTAAGAGACTTAATCAAAagaatttcatttatctcaaagaGGTAA